A window of Psychroflexus sp. ALD_RP9 contains these coding sequences:
- a CDS encoding flippase has protein sequence MNKRINDILKDADFKEILTKGFSFLLFRLGGTIAGYFFTLFISNKFGEDIYGLVALGFSMFLILSVVGRLGLDTNMIKFFSQDTNDQESGIFYKSIFKSFVLSSMLAGIIYLFREPIFTDFFKEPKPELIPFLPWVLAAIPLWSITIISASFLRAKKRNNAFALFNNPSRFLFGLVLLIIFYSFSQEAMVIFKAHFYAVAISAAVSFGLVVYYLKTLQLKTQTNSWFFLKDSLPMMLSSSILILLGWMDTFVMGIFETDANVGIYNVSLKVASLAVFSLQAINSILAPKIAKSYAEGHTDYKRLIAFSTKLNFMISGVVVVAIIIFHKFLLGMFGEAFTAGATILFIFCAGQIINSFSGSVGVILQMIGKQKVYQNFVLAALVINLMLTFVLTPIYGGVGAAVSTVISMVFWNIGSAIYLKKQKNIQSYFKPF, from the coding sequence GTGAATAAACGTATAAATGATATTTTAAAAGATGCCGATTTTAAAGAAATCTTGACAAAGGGATTTTCATTTTTATTATTTAGGCTTGGTGGTACAATTGCAGGTTATTTTTTTACTTTATTCATATCAAATAAATTTGGTGAGGATATTTATGGCTTAGTTGCTCTTGGATTTTCTATGTTTTTAATTTTAAGTGTGGTTGGTAGATTAGGCCTAGATACAAATATGATTAAGTTTTTTTCTCAAGACACAAACGATCAAGAATCAGGTATTTTTTATAAATCGATTTTTAAGTCTTTTGTTTTAAGCTCTATGCTAGCTGGCATTATTTACTTATTTAGAGAGCCTATATTTACTGACTTTTTTAAAGAGCCTAAACCAGAATTAATCCCTTTTTTACCTTGGGTTTTAGCAGCGATTCCCTTGTGGAGTATTACCATTATTAGTGCAAGTTTTTTAAGAGCTAAGAAAAGAAACAATGCTTTTGCTTTGTTTAATAATCCAAGCCGATTTTTATTTGGTTTAGTTTTATTAATTATTTTTTATAGTTTCTCGCAAGAGGCAATGGTTATATTTAAAGCTCATTTTTATGCAGTAGCTATTTCAGCCGCAGTAAGTTTTGGTTTAGTGGTTTATTATTTGAAAACACTTCAATTGAAAACGCAGACCAATTCCTGGTTTTTTCTTAAAGATTCACTTCCGATGATGCTTTCATCTTCAATATTAATATTGCTAGGTTGGATGGATACCTTTGTGATGGGAATTTTTGAAACTGATGCTAATGTAGGAATTTACAATGTGAGTCTAAAAGTAGCCAGTTTAGCTGTTTTTAGTTTACAGGCTATTAATTCGATTTTGGCACCTAAGATAGCGAAAAGTTATGCTGAAGGCCACACAGATTATAAGCGTTTGATAGCTTTTTCTACGAAGTTAAATTTCATGATTAGTGGTGTAGTTGTTGTGGCAATTATAATATTTCATAAGTTTCTATTAGGCATGTTTGGCGAAGCTTTTACAGCTGGTGCGACTATTTTATTTATTTTTTGTGCGGGCCAAATAATCAACTCATTTTCGGGTTCGGTTGGCGTTATTTTGCAAATGATTGGGAAACAAAAAGTATATCAAAACTTTGTTTTAGCAGCTTTAGTCATAAATCTTATGCTTACTTTTGTTTTAACGCCAATATATGGTGGCGTTGGCGCTGCAGTTTCAACGGTGATCAGTATGGTGTTTTGGAATATTGGGAGCGCGATTTATTTGAAAAAGCAGAAAAATATACAAAGTTATTTTAAACCTTTTTGA
- a CDS encoding sulfotransferase family protein gives MKHIFITGCPRSGTTMLGSILSNNDSVIVTPESHFFNEFVFSHLSKPTSIVKKAKMLDYYNNHYRFKQWGINSAHIDNLPEQVMLSSYSIVIEETVKQYAEEHFNNKNFSTRIDHTPSNIKDFRLLNLLFPKSKFVYIVRDPRAIYASIKSLDWGPNSAMKLSQLWIEYVAAYFALNNLDSDRVYLVKYEELLQNPADTLKSLCDFLQLKYTENMFSDNTSFKLPKSTLSQHALVGKSLDKTRINKWKHELKKRDIEIIESYCGSSLNSFGYINFIKNYYSLTREDKIKSYAKEVYRYIPNKFRKKNREK, from the coding sequence ATGAAACACATCTTTATAACAGGATGCCCAAGAAGTGGAACCACGATGTTAGGAAGTATTCTTTCAAATAACGATTCTGTAATTGTAACACCAGAATCTCATTTTTTTAATGAATTTGTTTTTAGTCATCTATCAAAACCAACTTCAATTGTAAAAAAAGCTAAGATGTTAGATTATTATAACAATCATTATAGGTTTAAGCAATGGGGAATAAATTCAGCTCATATTGATAATTTACCAGAACAAGTTATGTTATCTTCTTATTCTATAGTCATTGAAGAGACGGTCAAACAGTATGCAGAAGAGCATTTTAATAATAAAAATTTTTCGACAAGAATTGATCACACACCAAGCAATATTAAAGATTTTAGACTATTAAATTTACTTTTCCCTAAATCTAAATTTGTTTATATTGTTAGAGATCCACGAGCGATTTATGCATCGATTAAAAGTTTAGATTGGGGCCCGAATTCTGCTATGAAACTAAGTCAACTTTGGATAGAATATGTTGCTGCATATTTTGCTTTAAATAATTTAGATTCAGATCGAGTTTATTTAGTCAAATATGAAGAATTACTTCAAAATCCTGCGGATACTTTAAAAAGTTTATGCGATTTCCTGCAATTAAAATATACAGAAAACATGTTCTCGGATAATACTTCTTTTAAGCTTCCAAAGTCAACCTTATCTCAACATGCGCTTGTGGGAAAATCACTAGATAAGACTAGAATAAATAAGTGGAAACACGAGTTAAAAAAAAGAGATATAGAAATTATAGAAAGCTATTGTGGGTCTTCACTCAATTCTTTTGGATATATTAATTTTATAAAAAATTATTATAGCTTAACAAGGGAAGATAAAATTAAGAGTTATGCTAAAGAAGTTTATCGTTATATACCAAATAAATTTAGAAAAAAAAATAGAGAAAAATAA
- a CDS encoding glycosyltransferase: MTKKNTPSNIALVTPLKDEINNIDSFLESIKRQSIPIKTLVIVENDSTDGSKEYLNNINEIKNIEQFKVININFKDTTYRVGKKYATIVNTGFQSLKKESFYNELDYIGILDCDVFPEKDYYKKLTSFLINNPKVGITSGLIYTETGKQHIANQNWVRGGCRIWKKKCFDEVGYQIAYTADTVSVALAHLKGWKTKTVKSASVTSREVDTRFSNSSEKGYHAYYRGHTLFYMLLKSFYIIFIKRKVKTGTTLLFGFIKSMFTKRPRIEDRQLRKYFRYYMFNKLIKKY; encoded by the coding sequence ATGACTAAAAAAAACACACCTAGTAACATAGCTCTAGTAACTCCGTTAAAGGACGAAATCAATAATATTGATTCGTTTTTGGAATCCATAAAGAGACAAAGCATACCCATAAAAACTTTAGTCATAGTAGAGAATGATAGCACTGATGGTAGTAAAGAGTATTTAAATAATATTAATGAGATAAAAAACATTGAACAATTTAAAGTTATTAATATAAATTTTAAAGATACCACTTACCGTGTTGGGAAAAAATATGCTACGATTGTAAATACTGGTTTTCAATCTCTAAAAAAAGAGTCTTTCTATAATGAATTAGACTATATTGGCATTTTAGATTGCGATGTGTTTCCAGAAAAAGATTACTATAAAAAACTAACAAGTTTTTTAATTAATAATCCAAAAGTAGGTATTACTAGCGGGCTAATCTATACTGAAACAGGAAAACAACATATTGCAAATCAAAACTGGGTAAGAGGTGGTTGCAGAATTTGGAAAAAAAAGTGTTTTGATGAGGTCGGTTATCAAATTGCCTACACAGCTGATACAGTATCAGTAGCTTTAGCTCATTTAAAAGGCTGGAAAACAAAAACTGTTAAATCAGCTAGTGTAACTTCTAGAGAAGTAGATACAAGATTTTCAAATTCTTCAGAGAAAGGATATCACGCATATTACAGAGGACATACCTTATTTTATATGCTTTTAAAATCTTTTTATATAATTTTTATTAAAAGAAAAGTAAAAACCGGCACTACACTTTTGTTTGGTTTTATTAAAAGTATGTTTACTAAAAGGCCAAGAATTGAAGATAGACAGTTAAGAAAATATTTTAGATATTACATGTTTAATAAATTAATTAAAAAGTATTAA
- a CDS encoding O-antigen ligase family protein has translation MSKKNIKYFFVVLVGYFILTIPLGYFQFVNLGRYHNILGHSNHLAYVLSMVIYFLVFNRPFKSKKINIICITLLFLSLILTKSSGGLLVLLALLGFNGIVSNRISLSNKIIFLTVPIILAISVINFSEKIAFQLESITFLNWEFIEDRATQFTIDGVNRAGGYGSFVWRIIYWSAIIYEFFSESVFKIIFGLGVDHLTQGNMPYEFMQQDPHNDFVKALLEFGVIGLLFFIYFFRKVYNVVKKNFNIIIIMFVPMFFGNPMVNYSVSMTLILILMYEYKKVNTEVD, from the coding sequence ATGTCTAAAAAGAATATTAAATACTTTTTTGTAGTATTAGTAGGCTACTTTATTTTAACTATACCATTAGGCTATTTTCAATTTGTCAATTTAGGGCGTTATCATAACATTTTAGGGCATTCAAATCATTTAGCTTATGTGCTATCAATGGTTATTTACTTTTTAGTCTTTAATCGACCATTTAAAAGTAAAAAAATTAATATCATATGTATAACACTTCTTTTTTTATCCTTAATTTTAACAAAATCATCAGGAGGACTTTTAGTTCTTCTGGCGCTTTTAGGGTTCAATGGAATCGTGTCTAATAGAATATCACTTTCAAATAAAATAATATTTTTAACTGTCCCGATTATTTTAGCCATATCAGTAATTAATTTTTCTGAAAAAATAGCTTTTCAACTTGAGTCAATAACTTTTTTAAATTGGGAATTTATTGAAGATAGGGCAACACAATTTACTATAGATGGAGTAAATAGAGCTGGAGGATATGGTTCTTTTGTATGGCGAATTATATATTGGTCTGCAATTATTTATGAGTTTTTTTCAGAGTCTGTTTTTAAAATTATATTTGGTCTAGGAGTTGATCATTTAACTCAAGGAAATATGCCTTATGAATTTATGCAGCAAGATCCACATAACGATTTCGTGAAAGCTCTATTAGAGTTTGGTGTTATTGGCTTATTATTTTTTATATACTTCTTTAGAAAAGTATATAATGTAGTCAAGAAGAACTTTAATATTATCATTATTATGTTTGTTCCCATGTTTTTTGGTAATCCAATGGTAAACTACTCTGTAAGCATGACCCTAATTTTAATTTTAATGTATGAGTATAAAAAAGTTAATACCGAAGTTGACTAA
- a CDS encoding O-antigen ligase family protein, producing the protein MYSLFAYWICFIFFKKNNNKLYLLLAVFFILSAIITSARIVVLLSIVSVIISLVSTIKSNSKKVAALILFFLVGIMAITNVPSLKQKFHQFLELEKIGFDKNNYRSISSRLGKIEASVAVIKNNLWLGTGTGDAKDELVKEYKKMKFTMGYKNKYNAHNQYLDNLVRNGIIGGMISLLAIYFFPFYISIRRKEKLLLTFIIIIAVVSLTESILDRHKGITFYVFFVSLMLSSIFQNKLHSED; encoded by the coding sequence ATGTACAGTCTTTTCGCCTATTGGATTTGCTTTATTTTTTTTAAAAAAAACAACAATAAACTGTATTTATTATTAGCAGTGTTCTTCATTTTATCGGCCATAATTACCTCAGCAAGAATCGTTGTTTTACTATCAATAGTTTCTGTCATTATATCGTTGGTATCGACAATAAAATCAAATAGTAAAAAAGTTGCTGCACTTATCTTATTCTTTTTAGTTGGCATTATGGCTATAACAAATGTTCCGTCTTTAAAACAAAAATTCCATCAGTTTTTAGAGTTAGAAAAAATCGGATTTGATAAGAACAACTACCGAAGCATCTCATCAAGACTTGGCAAAATAGAAGCCTCAGTTGCAGTCATAAAAAATAACCTTTGGTTAGGTACTGGAACTGGAGATGCAAAAGATGAACTTGTAAAAGAGTATAAAAAAATGAAATTTACAATGGGATATAAGAATAAATATAATGCTCACAATCAATACTTGGATAACTTAGTTAGGAATGGTATAATTGGTGGTATGATTAGTTTATTAGCGATTTATTTTTTCCCATTTTATATTTCAATTAGACGTAAAGAAAAACTATTGCTTACATTTATAATAATAATTGCAGTAGTTAGCCTAACAGAATCAATACTAGATAGACATAAAGGTATTACATTTTACGTTTTCTTTGTTTCATTAATGCTAAGTTCAATTTTTCAAAATAAATTGCATTCTGAAGATTAA
- a CDS encoding WecB/TagA/CpsF family glycosyltransferase translates to MKRIKIFNTTIDNLSMQETLQKVKQAISNKTQLHHVVVNAGKIVAMQEDKELRESVNSCDIINADGQAVVWASKLLGKPLKERVAGIDLMENLVKLAAQNKYKIYLLGAKEEVVSKVVQIYKSNYSKHLIAGYRNGYFSKEEEQTIAQDISNSGAQLLFVAISSPKKENFLYQNRKTLRNLNFIMGVGGSFDVIAGKTKRAPVWMQKSGLEWFYRFMQEPKRMWKRYLIGNTKFIFLTIKQFFKN, encoded by the coding sequence ATGAAAAGAATAAAAATTTTCAACACCACTATAGACAACCTTAGCATGCAAGAAACCCTGCAAAAGGTAAAGCAAGCAATATCAAATAAAACACAGCTCCATCATGTTGTTGTTAACGCAGGAAAGATTGTTGCCATGCAAGAAGATAAAGAGTTAAGAGAAAGTGTAAATTCTTGTGACATTATTAATGCCGATGGTCAAGCGGTGGTATGGGCTTCAAAACTTTTAGGAAAACCACTAAAAGAACGCGTTGCCGGTATCGATTTAATGGAAAATCTTGTAAAACTAGCAGCTCAAAATAAATATAAAATTTATCTACTAGGCGCCAAAGAAGAAGTCGTCTCTAAAGTTGTTCAAATCTATAAAAGCAACTATTCAAAACATCTCATTGCCGGCTATAGAAATGGCTATTTTTCTAAAGAGGAAGAACAAACCATTGCTCAAGATATCTCCAATAGTGGAGCACAGCTACTATTTGTTGCCATATCATCACCAAAAAAAGAAAACTTTCTTTACCAAAATCGCAAGACACTAAGAAATCTCAACTTTATTATGGGCGTAGGCGGTAGTTTTGATGTTATTGCAGGAAAAACTAAACGCGCACCTGTTTGGATGCAAAAATCTGGACTCGAATGGTTTTACAGGTTCATGCAAGAACCTAAAAGAATGTGGAAAAGATACCTTATCGGAAACACGAAATTCATATTTTTGACAATCAAACAATTTTTTAAAAACTAA
- a CDS encoding UDP-glucose dehydrogenase family protein — translation MNITVVGTGYVGLVTGTCLAENGNNVICVDIDENKVNRMKNGEVPIYEPHLDVLFERNIEAGRLNFTTNLIQGLDHAEVIFLALPTPEDEDGSADLKYVLGVAQEIGQHITDYKVIVDKSTVPVGTAEKVEATIAANTSTEFDVVSNPEFLREGFAVDDFLKPERIVVGTSSQRAEEIMHRLYKPFVRSGNPIIFMDEKSAELTKYAANSFLATKITFMNEIANYCQIVGADVDKVRIGMGTDSRIGKRFLFPGIGYGGSCFPKDVKALHKSGQDVNHQFKILDAVVEVNEAQKTILFPQINNHFGGNLKGKTISIWGLAFKPETDDIREAPSLYMIEKLLEAGAKIKAFDPEAMENVKQKLGDKIQFADNMYEATQNTDALLICTEWSIFRTPNFIKLKAEMNDTVIFDGRNLYDIDEMTEAGFKYISIGRTAV, via the coding sequence ATGAATATTACAGTAGTAGGAACAGGCTACGTAGGCCTTGTTACAGGAACATGCCTCGCCGAAAACGGTAACAACGTTATTTGTGTCGATATAGACGAAAACAAAGTGAATCGAATGAAAAATGGAGAAGTTCCTATATATGAACCTCATCTTGACGTTTTATTTGAGCGCAATATAGAAGCCGGTCGACTAAATTTCACTACAAACTTAATTCAAGGTCTTGACCATGCTGAAGTTATTTTCCTAGCCTTACCAACCCCAGAAGATGAAGACGGCTCAGCCGACTTAAAATATGTCCTTGGCGTTGCTCAAGAAATTGGCCAACATATTACCGATTATAAAGTAATTGTCGATAAAAGTACCGTTCCTGTTGGGACTGCCGAAAAGGTTGAAGCTACTATTGCCGCAAATACTTCAACTGAGTTTGATGTGGTTTCAAATCCTGAATTTTTACGTGAAGGTTTTGCTGTAGATGATTTCCTTAAACCAGAACGTATTGTCGTAGGCACAAGTAGTCAACGCGCCGAAGAAATCATGCATCGCTTATACAAACCATTTGTACGCTCAGGAAACCCAATTATTTTCATGGACGAAAAATCTGCTGAGCTTACAAAATATGCTGCTAATTCATTTCTCGCAACAAAAATTACCTTCATGAATGAAATTGCCAACTACTGTCAAATTGTTGGCGCCGATGTAGATAAAGTGCGCATCGGTATGGGAACCGACTCCAGAATTGGTAAACGCTTTTTATTTCCAGGTATTGGTTATGGCGGTTCATGTTTTCCTAAAGATGTTAAAGCACTTCATAAATCAGGTCAAGACGTTAACCATCAATTTAAAATTCTCGATGCTGTGGTTGAAGTTAACGAAGCCCAAAAAACTATACTTTTTCCTCAAATCAACAACCATTTTGGTGGAAACTTAAAAGGCAAAACCATTAGTATTTGGGGGTTAGCCTTTAAGCCAGAAACCGATGATATTCGTGAAGCACCATCACTTTATATGATAGAAAAATTACTTGAAGCTGGAGCAAAAATAAAAGCCTTTGACCCAGAAGCGATGGAAAATGTAAAGCAAAAACTTGGTGATAAAATTCAATTTGCAGATAATATGTACGAGGCAACCCAAAATACTGATGCATTGCTTATATGTACAGAATGGAGTATCTTTAGAACACCAAACTTCATTAAATTGAAAGCGGAAATGAACGATACCGTTATTTTTGACGGAAGAAACCTATATGATATTGATGAAATGACTGAAGCAGGTTTTAAATACATATCTATTGGCAGAACAGCTGTATAG
- a CDS encoding UDP-glucuronic acid decarboxylase family protein: MKSILITGAAGFLGSHLCDKFIKEGYRVIGMDNLITGDLKNIEHLFKLEQFEFYNHDVSKFVHVAGQLDYILHFASPASPIDYLKIPIQTLKVGSLGTHNLLGLAKEKNARILIASTSEVYGDPLVHPQTEDYYGNVNTIGPRGVYDEAKRFQESITMAYHRFHGLETRIVRIFNTYGPRMRLNDGRVIPAFIGQALRGEDLTVFGDGSQTRSFCYVDDQVDGIYKLLLSDYAEPVNIGNPHEISILDFAEEIIKLTGTKQKIVFKPLPKDDPMQRQPNIERAKSVLGWEPKVNREEGMRTTYNYFKSLTPEELQRSEHKDFSAHNKK, from the coding sequence ATGAAAAGCATACTTATTACCGGCGCAGCAGGATTTTTAGGATCTCATCTTTGCGATAAATTTATAAAAGAAGGTTACCGTGTTATCGGGATGGATAACCTTATTACAGGCGATTTAAAAAATATCGAGCATTTATTTAAACTAGAACAATTTGAGTTTTACAATCACGATGTTTCAAAATTTGTTCATGTGGCTGGTCAGTTAGATTACATTTTGCATTTTGCCTCACCAGCAAGCCCGATAGATTATCTTAAAATTCCTATTCAAACCTTAAAAGTTGGCTCTTTAGGAACACATAATCTGCTAGGTTTAGCTAAAGAAAAAAATGCTAGAATCTTAATTGCATCAACATCTGAAGTTTATGGCGACCCTTTAGTTCATCCACAAACCGAAGATTATTATGGTAATGTAAATACTATAGGTCCACGAGGCGTTTATGACGAAGCTAAGCGTTTTCAAGAATCTATAACGATGGCCTATCATCGCTTTCACGGTTTAGAAACACGAATTGTTCGTATTTTTAACACCTATGGTCCACGTATGCGCTTAAATGATGGTCGCGTAATTCCAGCCTTTATTGGTCAAGCCTTAAGAGGTGAAGATTTAACTGTTTTTGGCGACGGCTCACAAACCCGTTCATTTTGCTATGTCGATGATCAAGTTGATGGTATTTATAAGTTACTATTAAGTGATTATGCAGAGCCTGTTAATATTGGTAATCCTCACGAAATATCAATTTTAGACTTTGCAGAAGAAATTATAAAGCTCACAGGAACAAAACAAAAAATTGTTTTTAAACCACTCCCAAAAGACGACCCAATGCAACGGCAACCCAATATAGAGCGCGCCAAATCGGTTTTAGGCTGGGAGCCAAAAGTCAATCGTGAAGAAGGTATGAGAACAACTTATAATTACTTCAAATCCTTAACGCCCGAAGAGTTGCAAAGAAGTGAACACAAAGATTTTTCAGCACACAACAAAAAGTAA
- a CDS encoding exopolysaccharide biosynthesis polyprenyl glycosylphosphotransferase — protein MKQRIGRYSGYLRPISYAIDFFIIAFFAYFLQLNLADYGLFFAYLFICWLIVSLKTKFYEVYRFTRVTRILSLIAIQTIVFALVVFAFYGFTDAIKVPNNYLIWFVVAVMSSIGIAKLSVYYLLKRYRKVLGGNFRNTIIIGNSKRSLQLYSFFENNPDYGYKCQKVFQIKEPIIREIFSYVIDHDIDEIYASVGQLSDEQVNLLIDFADNNLKVLKFIPDNKDVYSKQIQYDYYGVLPIISLRKIPLDDNVNRIIKRTFDFVFATVVLVGLLSWLTPLLAIIIKIESKGPVFFKQKRNGRNNKEFYCFKYRSMKPNPEADIHQVRKNDRRITAIGRFMRKTSIDELPQFYNVLLGDMSVVGPRPHMVSHTNMYAESIDKFMVRHFVKPGITGLAQVNGYRGEVETEQDIINRVKYDIFYLENWSVLMDSKVIIQTLINAIKGDKKAY, from the coding sequence ATGAAACAACGAATAGGCAGATATTCTGGTTATCTTAGGCCAATTTCATATGCGATAGATTTTTTTATCATCGCATTTTTTGCTTATTTCTTACAGCTCAATTTAGCTGATTACGGTCTATTTTTTGCTTATCTTTTTATATGTTGGCTGATTGTTTCCCTTAAAACCAAATTTTACGAGGTCTACAGATTTACAAGGGTAACACGAATACTTAGCTTAATAGCCATTCAAACTATTGTTTTTGCTTTAGTTGTTTTTGCTTTTTACGGCTTTACAGACGCCATAAAAGTACCTAATAATTACTTAATATGGTTTGTTGTTGCAGTGATGTCAAGTATTGGTATCGCTAAGCTATCGGTTTATTATTTATTAAAACGCTATCGAAAAGTATTAGGTGGCAACTTTAGAAATACAATAATTATAGGAAACTCAAAACGTTCGCTTCAACTGTATAGTTTTTTCGAAAACAACCCTGATTATGGCTATAAATGCCAAAAAGTATTTCAAATTAAAGAACCAATTATCCGTGAAATTTTTAGTTATGTGATCGATCATGATATAGATGAAATTTATGCATCAGTCGGCCAACTAAGTGATGAACAAGTCAATTTACTTATTGATTTTGCCGATAACAATCTGAAGGTGCTTAAGTTTATTCCTGATAATAAAGATGTTTATTCTAAACAAATTCAGTATGATTACTATGGTGTTTTACCAATTATATCATTGCGTAAAATTCCACTAGACGATAATGTTAACAGAATCATTAAAAGGACTTTCGATTTTGTTTTTGCTACTGTAGTTTTAGTTGGTTTATTGTCATGGTTAACACCTTTACTAGCGATTATTATCAAAATAGAATCTAAAGGTCCAGTATTTTTTAAGCAAAAACGTAACGGCCGAAATAACAAAGAATTTTATTGTTTTAAATACAGGTCGATGAAGCCCAATCCTGAGGCCGATATTCACCAAGTTAGAAAAAACGATAGACGTATAACAGCTATTGGTCGATTTATGCGTAAAACTAGTATAGACGAGCTACCACAATTTTATAATGTATTATTAGGCGATATGAGCGTTGTAGGACCTCGACCACACATGGTTAGCCATACCAACATGTATGCTGAAAGTATCGACAAGTTTATGGTAAGGCATTTTGTAAAACCTGGTATAACAGGCTTAGCACAAGTAAATGGTTATAGAGGTGAAGTAGAAACAGAGCAAGATATTATTAATCGTGTTAAATACGATATCTTCTATCTTGAAAACTGGTCGGTTTTAATGGATTCAAAAGTGATTATTCAAACACTTATTAATGCCATTAAAGGTGATAAAAAAGCTTACTAA